From Psychrobium sp. MM17-31, the proteins below share one genomic window:
- a CDS encoding DUF5690 family protein: MLRITNYLKQSPTIVFVMYASCAAFMTYFCMYAYRKPFAAGTYEQATLFLGILDFKVALVLSQVLGYLLSKLIGIKIVSEMTAKRRAVSLLSLIMVAQLALVLFAVVPENIKPLAMFLNGIPLGMIWGIVFSFLEGRKTTEILGAFLSITFIVASGLVRTTGKWLILELDIAEYWMPAATGALFAIPLFLSVFLLSQLPPPSASDNAARQARSPMDGAQRKRFFLAYAPGLILLISSFLLFTGLRDFRDNFAAEIWAALGYGQEPTIFAYAGIRIAGLVLIALALMVLIRDNTKAFLTNHLFILLGCCLLGGSTLGFSQQIIDGKTWMVLLGAGLYIAYIPYNCFLFDRMISAVGSIANAGFLIYLADSAGYLGSVSILLYRTFASPDISWLTFFINLCFIVATVGGALVISSMIYFRKKLQVHQSSNVASAAVVPQTNQ; encoded by the coding sequence GTGTTGCGTATTACCAACTACCTCAAGCAATCTCCAACAATAGTGTTTGTGATGTATGCGTCTTGTGCCGCATTTATGACCTACTTTTGTATGTATGCCTATCGCAAGCCCTTTGCCGCAGGCACCTATGAACAGGCAACACTATTCCTAGGGATCTTAGATTTCAAAGTTGCACTCGTATTATCTCAAGTATTGGGCTATCTATTATCCAAACTCATCGGTATCAAAATCGTTTCTGAAATGACAGCAAAACGCCGTGCTGTATCACTGCTATCACTCATTATGGTGGCACAACTGGCGCTTGTTCTATTTGCTGTAGTGCCAGAGAACATAAAGCCTCTTGCAATGTTTCTCAATGGCATTCCCTTAGGCATGATATGGGGCATCGTTTTTAGCTTTCTGGAAGGCAGAAAAACCACAGAGATACTTGGTGCGTTTTTAAGTATTACTTTTATCGTAGCTTCCGGCTTAGTCAGAACCACAGGTAAATGGCTCATTTTAGAGTTGGATATTGCGGAATATTGGATGCCAGCCGCAACGGGTGCCCTATTTGCCATTCCGCTATTTTTATCGGTATTTCTCCTATCACAATTACCGCCGCCAAGTGCTAGCGACAATGCGGCTCGTCAAGCGCGTTCACCTATGGATGGTGCACAACGCAAACGCTTTTTTCTCGCCTATGCGCCGGGATTAATTCTACTCATTAGTAGCTTCTTATTATTTACAGGCCTACGTGATTTTCGAGACAACTTCGCCGCTGAAATATGGGCGGCGTTAGGCTACGGGCAAGAACCAACAATATTTGCCTATGCAGGTATTCGTATTGCAGGGTTAGTATTAATCGCCTTGGCGTTAATGGTTTTAATTCGAGACAACACCAAAGCATTTTTAACAAACCACTTATTTATTTTACTCGGTTGTTGCTTACTGGGTGGCTCAACATTGGGCTTTAGCCAACAAATCATCGACGGTAAAACGTGGATGGTATTGCTCGGTGCGGGTCTATATATTGCCTATATCCCCTACAATTGCTTTTTATTCGATCGCATGATTTCAGCCGTAGGCTCAATTGCTAATGCCGGATTTTTGATTTATCTCGCCGATTCCGCTGGCTATTTAGGGAGCGTTAGCATTTTACTTTATCGCACCTTTGCATCGCCAGATATCAGCTGGCTCACATTCTTTATCAACCTCTGTTTTATTGTTGCCACCGTCGGTGGAGCATTGGTCATAAGTTCAATGATTTACTTCAGAAAAAAGCTGCAAGTTCATCAATCTAGCAACGTCGCCAGCGCGGCTGTTGTTCCGCAAACAAATCAATAA
- the phnX gene encoding phosphonoacetaldehyde hydrolase: MNNIEAVILDWAGTVVDYGSVAPTTIFVEAFKRAYDFDVTLAEARVPMGMGKWDHIKTLGQLPSVDSRWQQQFGASMSDDIVDAIYNTFMPLQKAKVADHATPIDGALATIEWLKAQNIKIGSCSGYPREVMEILVPAAKEQGYEPDCWVASDDTIGSRPGPWMALENVQKLGIKDVANCIKFDDSAPGITEGISAGMWTVGIALTGNAVGLTENEWLALSSEQQAELKRKAYSELYDAGAHYVVDSLDDAIAVVQQISSLRARQMRP, encoded by the coding sequence ATGAATAACATCGAAGCTGTGATACTCGATTGGGCAGGCACTGTTGTCGACTATGGCTCAGTGGCGCCAACAACTATTTTTGTTGAAGCTTTTAAACGCGCCTATGATTTTGACGTCACATTAGCAGAAGCACGTGTACCAATGGGAATGGGAAAATGGGATCACATAAAAACGCTTGGTCAATTGCCTTCAGTCGATAGTCGCTGGCAACAACAATTCGGCGCATCAATGTCTGATGATATTGTCGATGCTATCTACAATACCTTTATGCCACTACAAAAAGCGAAAGTAGCAGATCACGCGACGCCGATTGATGGCGCTTTGGCAACAATTGAGTGGCTAAAAGCACAAAACATCAAGATAGGCAGCTGTTCAGGCTATCCACGTGAAGTCATGGAGATCTTAGTTCCTGCCGCTAAAGAGCAAGGCTATGAGCCTGATTGTTGGGTGGCCAGTGATGACACTATTGGCTCTCGTCCAGGCCCGTGGATGGCACTTGAAAACGTACAAAAACTTGGTATCAAAGATGTTGCAAACTGTATTAAATTTGACGACTCAGCACCTGGTATTACCGAAGGAATTAGCGCAGGCATGTGGACAGTGGGAATCGCCTTAACTGGTAATGCGGTCGGTCTTACTGAAAATGAATGGTTGGCGCTATCAAGCGAGCAACAAGCAGAATTAAAACGCAAAGCCTACAGCGAGCTCTACGATGCCGGCGCACACTATGTGGTTGATTCATTAGATGATGCTATTGCAGTTGTGCAGCAAATTTCAAGCCTTCGTGCCCGTCAAATGAGACCTTAA
- a CDS encoding UTRA domain-containing protein, with the protein MLLYQQIRCDLQQMLADQPALKKLPSERTLQDKYNSTRITIREALSKLEAEGVIYRQNRKGWFICPPRFKWDPVQKVNFYQFAQEQNFSAKTALISLTTSPCNSELMSCFSLTESEPAYCITRMRSLDERPVMVEEIYCLSSKFDDLQSKALDGSVTSIFERDYGVEIAYERSTLIVTATPEDKANLLNLSSGSPCLKIIRSRYAKDDTLVDHNIEYWVHGAIEISVQSNRF; encoded by the coding sequence ATGTTGCTTTATCAACAAATTCGCTGCGATCTGCAGCAAATGCTCGCTGATCAACCAGCGCTCAAAAAGCTTCCCTCTGAACGCACCTTACAAGATAAATACAATTCCACGCGAATTACCATTCGAGAAGCCTTATCAAAACTCGAAGCCGAAGGCGTTATCTATAGGCAGAATCGCAAAGGATGGTTTATTTGCCCGCCTCGTTTTAAATGGGATCCAGTGCAAAAAGTTAATTTTTATCAATTCGCTCAAGAGCAAAATTTCAGTGCTAAAACAGCATTAATTAGCCTTACAACGTCGCCTTGTAACTCTGAATTGATGAGCTGTTTTTCATTGACTGAATCAGAGCCTGCATATTGCATTACACGTATGCGCTCCCTTGACGAACGGCCAGTAATGGTAGAAGAAATTTATTGTTTAAGTTCAAAGTTTGACGACTTACAAAGCAAAGCATTAGACGGTTCAGTAACATCGATTTTTGAACGGGATTACGGCGTAGAAATTGCCTATGAGCGCAGTACGTTGATTGTAACTGCAACCCCAGAAGACAAAGCGAACCTGCTTAATTTAAGCTCTGGTTCGCCGTGTTTGAAAATTATTAGATCTCGCTACGCTAAAGACGACACATTGGTCGACCACAATATCGAATATTGGGTCCACGGCGCTATCGAAATTAGCGTGCAAAGTAATCGTTTTTAA
- the phnW gene encoding 2-aminoethylphosphonate--pyruvate transaminase — protein MNHYLLLTPGPLTTSETVRQAMLKDWCTWDDDYNVGVVQKIRAELVSLATTSPHYSSVLMQGSGTASVESVLGSAILPSDKILIINNGAYGKRMAEICQVLKLNHHVLNFKETQAPDLELIEQTITQDKEITHLAMVHCETTTGMLNPLVDVAQMCQRLDIRFILDAMSSFGGIEMDIGDLGIDFMISSANKCIQGVPGFGFVIGRKQSLERCRGNASSLSLDLYDQWHTMETANGKWRFTSPTHVVRAFAQALTELKQEGGVAARQERYRENQSRLVKGMLKLGFEPLLSSTMHSPIITSFYSPAASDYDFKRFYEGLKQLGFVIYPGKVSDADCFRIGNIGEVYPADIDRLLAAIEETIYWEKLPVTA, from the coding sequence ATGAATCATTATTTACTATTAACCCCTGGCCCTTTAACGACATCAGAGACTGTGCGTCAAGCTATGCTCAAAGATTGGTGTACTTGGGATGACGATTACAACGTTGGCGTAGTACAAAAAATTAGAGCGGAATTAGTGTCGTTGGCGACAACATCACCGCATTACAGTAGCGTATTAATGCAAGGCAGTGGTACAGCTTCTGTCGAGTCTGTATTGGGCAGTGCAATATTGCCAAGCGATAAGATATTAATTATTAATAACGGTGCTTACGGTAAGCGTATGGCTGAGATTTGTCAGGTGCTAAAGCTCAATCACCATGTGCTTAATTTTAAAGAAACACAAGCGCCAGATCTTGAGCTTATTGAGCAAACAATTACTCAAGATAAAGAAATTACTCATTTGGCGATGGTGCACTGTGAAACCACAACCGGTATGTTAAATCCACTGGTTGATGTCGCTCAAATGTGTCAGCGCCTAGATATCCGTTTTATTCTCGATGCTATGTCGAGCTTTGGCGGTATAGAAATGGACATTGGTGATCTTGGCATCGATTTTATGATTAGTTCTGCTAACAAGTGCATTCAAGGCGTACCGGGGTTCGGTTTTGTTATTGGTCGAAAACAGTCACTAGAACGTTGTCGTGGCAATGCTAGTTCATTGAGTTTAGATCTTTACGACCAATGGCATACAATGGAAACGGCAAATGGAAAATGGCGTTTTACTTCGCCAACTCATGTAGTGCGCGCATTTGCTCAAGCGTTAACTGAGCTTAAACAGGAAGGCGGCGTTGCTGCGCGTCAAGAGCGTTATCGTGAAAATCAATCGCGCTTGGTTAAAGGCATGCTCAAGTTAGGTTTTGAGCCTTTGTTATCATCAACCATGCATTCGCCAATTATTACTTCGTTCTACTCGCCTGCGGCAAGTGATTATGACTTCAAGCGTTTTTACGAGGGACTAAAGCAGCTAGGATTTGTGATTTATCCAGGCAAAGTGTCAGACGCCGATTGTTTTAGAATCGGTAATATCGGAGAGGTATACCCAGCTGATATCGACAGATTGTTAGCGGCCATTGAAGAAACTATCTACTGGGAAAAATTACCAGTTACTGCTTAA
- a CDS encoding alkaline phosphatase family protein produces MINRKLSSWLGLLATLSLISCSSHCDNVNAVQPIERKVLLIGVDGLMYSYIDSVNDAKLNDVQPPNFARLSLSKAHVGGMLSTQTYQASSSGPSWASILTGTWVNRHKIPRNNKQPVQVKGIFNYLHELFPKAKMGSYAAWTPINAGHLVKDMAYVSHRIDGASHPKGEGVDDFITRKAVADLADPASDLLFTFVHLDDIDHAGHACGWCGLYEKKVAKTDKRLGRLLDAVQTREQRFNEEWLVLLVSDHGHKQQGGHGGDLLVERTSVIGTNRPQLMNKLFKQPAKALALTDNAQQNQLVAYPAITAIVPTIMSYLAEQPSKAYHFDSASLIGPLGVHKLYGKHKVVRKQSAAVIDLAWQVPLQAGVIELYRNNQLVTELAAGTTSYSETLTEQDLGVGPQVVNYTLVAKRGSAVSTQLSFNLGQLPDKAAIIKKALISEGFRNALGDFTWRGGFVVPYAPGNSEDDKAVVLNRKRGFATTSLPSIDGKMTIAAWIYLDGSVMGDPNIIANKDWRSGGNPGFTLYLKDQQIGFNIGGNQARNDIKPIAVPKKQWFFTAITIDAEHQSAQLTVFDVDSGLHQRSIELQGKPQLDSGLPLTLGEGGLGRYNLDHKLNARLSQFYVFSEVLSTAELLSLASK; encoded by the coding sequence ATGATAAATCGCAAATTATCCAGTTGGTTAGGATTGCTAGCAACCTTGTCGCTCATCAGTTGTAGTAGCCATTGTGATAATGTAAACGCAGTACAACCTATTGAGCGCAAAGTCTTGCTAATTGGCGTTGATGGCTTAATGTATTCGTATATCGATAGTGTTAATGACGCCAAATTAAATGATGTGCAACCGCCAAACTTTGCTCGCTTAAGCCTTAGCAAAGCGCATGTTGGTGGCATGCTATCGACCCAAACGTATCAGGCATCTTCATCAGGGCCTAGTTGGGCAAGTATTTTGACGGGCACTTGGGTCAATCGTCATAAAATCCCTCGCAACAACAAACAACCGGTTCAAGTTAAGGGAATTTTTAATTATCTGCACGAATTGTTTCCCAAGGCCAAAATGGGAAGTTACGCTGCGTGGACTCCTATTAACGCAGGTCATTTAGTCAAAGACATGGCCTATGTAAGCCACCGCATTGACGGCGCCTCTCATCCAAAAGGAGAAGGCGTTGATGACTTTATTACGCGTAAGGCCGTCGCAGATTTGGCGGATCCGGCATCTGATTTATTGTTCACTTTTGTTCACCTTGACGATATTGACCACGCTGGTCATGCGTGCGGTTGGTGTGGCTTATATGAAAAGAAGGTGGCTAAAACAGATAAGCGATTAGGTCGTTTACTCGATGCTGTGCAAACGCGAGAACAGCGTTTTAATGAAGAGTGGCTGGTGTTGCTAGTGTCAGATCATGGCCATAAGCAACAAGGTGGCCACGGCGGCGATTTATTAGTGGAGCGCACATCGGTAATAGGGACAAATCGTCCACAATTGATGAACAAACTATTTAAGCAACCTGCAAAGGCGCTGGCGTTAACCGATAATGCTCAACAAAATCAATTAGTGGCTTATCCGGCAATAACGGCCATTGTGCCGACGATAATGAGTTATTTAGCCGAGCAACCATCAAAAGCTTATCACTTTGACAGCGCATCCCTGATTGGTCCTCTTGGTGTCCATAAACTTTATGGCAAGCACAAGGTTGTTCGCAAGCAAAGTGCCGCCGTGATCGATTTAGCATGGCAAGTGCCTTTGCAAGCGGGAGTCATTGAGTTGTATCGCAATAATCAATTGGTTACAGAGCTAGCTGCAGGTACAACATCTTACAGTGAAACCCTTACTGAACAAGACTTGGGTGTAGGGCCACAGGTGGTTAACTACACACTAGTTGCCAAGCGTGGTTCTGCTGTTTCAACGCAGCTGAGTTTCAATCTAGGTCAGTTACCTGATAAAGCGGCCATTATTAAAAAGGCATTAATTAGTGAAGGCTTCCGTAATGCGTTAGGAGATTTTACATGGCGTGGTGGATTTGTTGTTCCTTATGCACCAGGCAATAGCGAAGATGACAAAGCCGTTGTACTTAATCGTAAACGCGGCTTTGCTACAACGTCGCTCCCGTCAATCGATGGAAAAATGACGATTGCTGCTTGGATTTATCTCGATGGCTCTGTGATGGGCGATCCCAATATTATCGCCAATAAAGACTGGCGCTCAGGTGGTAATCCCGGCTTTACGTTATATCTCAAAGATCAGCAAATAGGTTTTAATATCGGTGGCAACCAAGCGCGTAATGATATTAAACCTATCGCAGTGCCTAAGAAACAATGGTTTTTTACCGCTATCACTATTGATGCAGAGCATCAGTCTGCTCAGCTAACGGTATTCGATGTTGACTCAGGACTTCATCAGCGAAGTATTGAGTTACAGGGTAAACCGCAGCTAGATTCTGGATTGCCACTTACCTTAGGCGAAGGTGGTTTAGGGCGATATAACCTTGACCATAAACTCAATGCTCGTCTCTCACAGTTTTATGTGTTTTCAGAGGTGTTAAGCACAGCTGAGTTGTTATCACTCGCGTCGAAGTAA
- a CDS encoding TonB-dependent receptor, with protein MTFKFSAIATALILSQQAIAEANANNNKKVETISVYGSVAQSLKAQQMKQDKSVIADFVGVDALGKLPENNIAEAAGRLPGVSVVLNFETGEGKYVTIRGLDASLNTYSVNGVRMATSGGDRRVSLQSLPPEGVKSISVTKTLTPNLDGDALGGAVDVELFNAFDFDGFQTSFSADYSVQDRSDKSGTLFSGSVSNILGDDWGIYLAGYVGNKDIVSEESENWGRWEPQTQTATNQYADQHTLHMQGDELDRYEKELNRYGVNFSLDRRYGDDNRVYLRGSYNDYTDEEVHRSLEMRNYPTARANGNNSLYNEQGQWDPVAHRTARRTEFREETENQAIITIGGEHNTDMLAIDYAISHAKSETSLPKAYGIAGSYNTAQLNEAGGILFDISDPRYPQFNPRNGEQGLRDLQDMTKYRNVGAWDKWEESEDKRLSGQIDFSYQFNSGSLTTIDFGAKYSTSERNSDEGRVNFRALDSISLADDRIKGPYFNSHLDGRYSGLRTLGGSQDINAVYALINNCDTNFFQSEDCNRSGEGSRDDKLKFEEDILAAYVMGTWNFGAQDEWEVISGIRYEYTEHSSDALATESRNGQNVTRAEVAEADYDNVLPSFHVNYRPSDEITVRGAIWTSFTRPAFSMIAGQTRYNYDGNEIDSISRKNINLKPQESTNLDISFEYYMETGYLSVAAYHKDIDNYLVVGASNNQTGNQGDVLVTEPTNLDSAEITGIELGFSQQLTMLPAPFDGLGFNANVMFQDTKSDNIHDWRNDDPEIVSAPDQTQNLSVYWEQNGWEARISYQRTGKYLQSPRDYGIDKYHQALEYVDMNISYIWEEYDVRVSFEAKNLTEEASYFTTSGSARRNMMDYVEGGRVFNLGLSWNF; from the coding sequence ATGACGTTTAAATTTAGTGCCATAGCAACTGCCTTAATATTGAGCCAGCAGGCTATCGCTGAGGCAAATGCAAACAACAATAAAAAAGTTGAAACCATTAGTGTTTACGGTTCAGTAGCGCAGAGTCTTAAAGCTCAACAAATGAAACAAGACAAATCTGTGATTGCTGATTTTGTCGGTGTCGACGCTTTGGGAAAATTACCTGAGAATAATATCGCAGAAGCGGCAGGTCGCTTACCGGGCGTGAGTGTTGTGTTGAACTTTGAAACTGGTGAAGGTAAATACGTTACTATTCGCGGGTTAGACGCTTCATTAAACACATACAGTGTTAACGGTGTACGTATGGCAACGTCGGGTGGTGACCGTCGAGTGTCATTGCAATCGTTACCACCAGAAGGTGTAAAGTCTATTTCTGTCACTAAAACGCTGACGCCAAATTTGGATGGTGATGCATTGGGAGGAGCGGTTGATGTTGAGTTGTTTAACGCATTTGATTTCGATGGTTTTCAAACAAGCTTTAGCGCAGACTACAGTGTGCAAGATCGCTCTGATAAATCTGGTACCTTATTCTCTGGCTCGGTATCAAACATCCTCGGTGACGACTGGGGGATCTATTTAGCTGGTTATGTAGGCAATAAGGATATCGTTTCTGAGGAAAGCGAAAACTGGGGACGCTGGGAACCTCAGACTCAAACTGCTACGAATCAATACGCTGACCAGCACACGCTGCATATGCAAGGTGATGAATTAGATCGCTACGAGAAAGAACTTAATCGTTATGGCGTGAATTTTTCCCTAGATCGTCGTTATGGCGATGATAATCGCGTTTATTTACGCGGTAGTTACAACGATTACACTGACGAAGAAGTGCATCGTTCATTAGAGATGCGTAATTACCCGACAGCTCGCGCCAATGGCAATAATAGCTTATACAACGAGCAAGGTCAGTGGGATCCCGTGGCCCATCGCACAGCACGTCGTACTGAGTTTCGTGAAGAAACAGAAAATCAAGCCATCATCACTATTGGTGGTGAGCACAACACCGATATGCTAGCCATTGATTATGCAATTTCTCATGCTAAGTCTGAGACTTCTTTGCCTAAAGCATACGGTATTGCAGGCAGCTACAATACCGCGCAACTCAATGAAGCTGGCGGTATATTATTTGATATTAGCGATCCGCGTTACCCTCAATTTAATCCGCGTAATGGCGAGCAAGGATTAAGAGATCTGCAAGATATGACTAAGTATCGCAATGTAGGTGCTTGGGATAAGTGGGAAGAATCGGAAGACAAGCGTTTAAGCGGTCAAATCGATTTCAGTTATCAGTTTAATTCTGGCAGCTTAACTACTATTGATTTTGGTGCTAAATACTCAACCTCTGAGCGTAATTCAGATGAAGGCCGTGTTAACTTTAGAGCCCTCGATAGCATTAGTTTGGCTGATGACCGTATAAAAGGTCCTTATTTTAACTCTCATCTCGATGGTCGTTACAGCGGTCTACGCACCTTAGGCGGCAGTCAAGATATCAACGCCGTTTATGCTTTGATCAACAACTGTGATACAAACTTTTTCCAAAGCGAAGATTGTAACCGCAGCGGTGAAGGTTCCCGCGATGATAAGTTGAAATTTGAAGAAGATATCTTGGCGGCTTACGTGATGGGGACGTGGAACTTTGGTGCGCAAGATGAGTGGGAAGTGATTTCGGGTATCCGTTATGAATACACTGAGCATTCATCTGATGCCTTGGCCACTGAAAGTCGCAATGGCCAAAACGTGACTCGCGCTGAAGTTGCAGAAGCAGACTACGACAACGTTTTACCAAGTTTTCACGTTAATTACCGTCCTAGCGACGAAATTACCGTACGCGGCGCAATTTGGACCAGCTTTACTCGTCCTGCGTTTAGCATGATCGCCGGTCAAACTCGTTACAACTATGATGGTAATGAAATAGATTCAATTTCGCGTAAAAACATCAATTTAAAGCCACAAGAGTCTACTAATTTAGATATCTCGTTTGAGTACTACATGGAAACGGGCTACCTGTCAGTTGCTGCTTATCACAAAGATATCGATAATTACTTAGTGGTTGGCGCGTCAAATAATCAAACGGGTAACCAAGGTGATGTATTAGTTACTGAGCCAACCAATCTAGATAGCGCAGAAATCACAGGCATTGAACTAGGCTTTAGTCAACAGCTAACAATGTTACCGGCGCCATTCGATGGCTTGGGTTTTAACGCTAATGTAATGTTCCAAGACACCAAAAGCGATAACATTCACGACTGGCGCAACGATGATCCTGAAATTGTAAGTGCTCCGGATCAAACACAGAACTTATCAGTATATTGGGAGCAAAATGGCTGGGAAGCGCGCATCTCTTATCAGCGCACTGGTAAATACCTACAATCGCCGCGCGATTACGGTATCGATAAATATCATCAAGCGCTTGAGTATGTTGATATGAATATCAGCTATATCTGGGAAGAGTACGATGTTCGTGTGAGCTTTGAAGCGAAAAACTTAACTGAAGAAGCTAGCTACTTTACGACATCAGGCTCTGCGCGTCGCAATATGATGGATTATGTTGAAGGCGGTCGCGTATTTAACTTGGGCTTAAGCTGGAATTTTTAA
- a CDS encoding metallophosphoesterase, with product MNYKYYVIASLFSAIAFAEPTNTTIDIGLIADCQYADQAEKGQRLYRSCPQKLDNALNTLSKQQVDFVVHLGDYIDRDWQSFKPLDDVVNKHPLKIQHVLGNHEFWVSDDEKLKVPQHLGLSTRYSSQVIGDWRFIYLDGNDVSLYAWPKNSPQYLRSSKLYQAVFKDKKDWNGGIGKQQLNWLTSQLKDAKTANQKVALFCHFPIYPTNAHNLWNAEQVRLLLSQYDNVKVWFNGHQHNGDYAQKDGIHYLTLHAMLDTQNTSFARVLFKKDVIEIFGYGRQPSYQLGF from the coding sequence ATGAATTATAAATATTATGTTATCGCCTCATTATTTTCGGCCATTGCGTTTGCCGAACCGACCAACACAACAATTGATATCGGACTGATTGCTGATTGCCAATACGCGGATCAAGCTGAAAAAGGGCAGCGTTTGTATCGCAGTTGTCCACAAAAACTTGATAATGCTTTGAATACGTTATCAAAACAGCAGGTTGATTTTGTTGTGCATTTGGGGGATTACATCGATCGCGACTGGCAGAGTTTTAAGCCTCTCGATGACGTTGTCAATAAGCATCCGCTCAAAATACAGCATGTGTTAGGGAATCACGAATTTTGGGTGAGTGATGACGAAAAGCTCAAGGTGCCTCAACACTTGGGACTTTCGACGCGATATTCATCACAAGTTATTGGCGATTGGCGCTTTATTTATCTCGATGGCAATGATGTAAGTTTGTATGCGTGGCCTAAGAATAGTCCTCAATATTTGCGTAGTAGTAAATTATATCAAGCGGTTTTTAAGGATAAAAAAGACTGGAATGGCGGTATTGGTAAGCAGCAACTTAACTGGTTAACGTCTCAATTAAAGGATGCGAAAACAGCGAATCAAAAAGTAGCATTGTTTTGCCATTTCCCTATATACCCAACCAACGCTCACAATCTATGGAACGCAGAGCAAGTGAGATTGCTGTTATCACAATACGACAATGTAAAAGTGTGGTTTAACGGGCATCAACACAATGGTGATTATGCTCAAAAAGACGGCATCCATTACCTGACCCTTCACGCGATGCTAGACACCCAAAATACGTCTTTTGCGAGAGTTTTATTTAAAAAAGATGTTATCGAAATATTTGGTTATGGGCGCCAACCTAGTTACCAGCTTGGTTTTTAG
- a CDS encoding DMT family transporter, producing the protein MQKPVYYSSMILLVFAMLLWASSFIALKIAFENYSPMLVIWARMLIASVCFLVFIKQVMRFEYKAGDWKLLLVMAALEPCLYFILEAKALQLTSASEAGMIASLSPLIIAVLAYYMLDENITRRQLFGFVISIAGVVALSLGGEATEDAPNPLLGNFLEFLAMCCAAAYSVLLKRFSSRYSPMFLTAFPAFIGLLFFSVFVVIEPWPTQINWPSISAILYLGACVTLGAYLCYNLAITKLPVTIAGAFINLIPVFTLLLAWLILDEQLTSFQLLACVVVGVGLAISQTKTRRG; encoded by the coding sequence ATGCAAAAACCTGTTTATTATTCATCGATGATCCTGCTCGTTTTCGCGATGCTGTTGTGGGCGAGCTCTTTTATCGCACTTAAGATTGCCTTTGAGAATTATTCGCCGATGTTAGTGATTTGGGCGCGGATGTTGATCGCTTCAGTTTGCTTTTTGGTGTTTATCAAACAGGTGATGCGCTTTGAATATAAAGCAGGGGATTGGAAATTACTCTTAGTAATGGCGGCGCTTGAGCCTTGTTTGTATTTCATTTTAGAGGCCAAAGCATTGCAGCTAACCAGTGCGTCAGAAGCTGGGATGATTGCATCGCTTAGCCCACTGATAATCGCAGTGCTCGCATATTATATGCTTGATGAAAACATTACTCGGCGTCAGTTGTTTGGCTTTGTGATTTCTATTGCTGGTGTAGTGGCATTATCGCTTGGTGGCGAAGCGACAGAAGACGCGCCAAATCCGCTGTTAGGTAATTTCTTAGAATTCCTTGCCATGTGCTGCGCCGCGGCGTATTCAGTGTTGTTAAAGCGTTTTAGTAGTCGCTATTCGCCAATGTTTTTAACGGCATTTCCGGCGTTTATCGGTTTGTTATTTTTTAGCGTGTTTGTAGTGATTGAGCCGTGGCCAACACAAATTAATTGGCCGAGCATTAGCGCCATATTGTATCTAGGTGCCTGTGTCACGCTAGGCGCGTACTTGTGCTACAACTTGGCGATTACTAAATTGCCTGTGACTATTGCAGGCGCCTTTATTAACTTGATTCCAGTGTTCACACTATTACTGGCATGGCTAATTTTAGACGAGCAATTAACGTCATTTCAATTGCTCGCTTGTGTTGTAGTAGGTGTTGGTTTGGCGATTAGTCAGACGAAGACGCGTCGAGGTTAA
- the rsxA gene encoding electron transport complex subunit RsxA produces MVEYFLLLIGTVLVNNFVLVKFLGLCPFMGVSSKLESAIGMSMATTFVLTIASLCSYLVNEFLLVPLELEYLRTLSFILVIAFVVQFTEMVVRSTSPALYKMLGIFLPLITTNCAVLGVALLNTNENNNFIDSIIYGFGAAAGFSLVLILFSAMRERLAASDVPMPFRGASIAMITAGLMSLAFSGFSGLA; encoded by the coding sequence ATGGTCGAATACTTTTTACTATTAATTGGCACAGTGTTGGTAAACAACTTTGTGTTAGTTAAATTCCTTGGCTTATGCCCGTTTATGGGGGTATCGAGCAAACTCGAATCCGCCATCGGCATGTCCATGGCAACTACCTTCGTACTCACGATAGCCTCGCTTTGTAGTTATCTAGTTAACGAATTTTTGCTGGTGCCACTCGAACTAGAATACCTTCGTACCTTGAGCTTTATCCTCGTTATTGCTTTCGTTGTTCAATTCACCGAAATGGTGGTACGCAGCACGAGTCCAGCGCTTTACAAAATGCTTGGTATCTTCTTACCACTAATTACTACCAACTGTGCGGTTCTTGGTGTTGCGCTGTTAAACACCAATGAAAACAACAACTTCATTGATTCTATTATTTACGGTTTCGGTGCCGCAGCAGGCTTCTCTCTAGTATTAATTCTATTTTCGGCCATGCGTGAGCGACTTGCGGCCAGCGATGTGCCTATGCCATTTCGCGGCGCTTCGATTGCCATGATTACCGCCGGATTAATGTCCTTAGCCTTTAGCGGTTTTAGTGGGTTAGCTTAA